One window from the genome of Maylandia zebra isolate NMK-2024a linkage group LG18, Mzebra_GT3a, whole genome shotgun sequence encodes:
- the LOC101477092 gene encoding double-stranded RNA-specific editase B2 isoform X2 encodes MAPGTCSRNMERSDLKGKSKRKRRRRCKGKGTSSLEVKENQDDKCQVERDLLRKYHPSTFCTTFPRNGQRALKRKQPLVDGKDQLLYQSHSTCKRAAWGVTQKNALVHLNELRPGLQYDITSKTGPLHAPVFSVAVEVNGFHFEGRGPTKKQAKMRAAEQALQSFIQFPNASQAHATMGNFTSTPVDFTADKVDIPNGFFKEFEPSVLRNCDLLHCNAAKKEVFSSIYNHRRLVRLTLDLVSSTNPKRRAVTTSLLEDLSPVALLNELRPGLRYMCLTERVPGRPMKTFVMVVRLEGRVFEGCAPSKRLAKARAAATALQSLYNISLGPERTFMGLQDSRAKNQLPQFFAESIFHLVREKYTALADSCSSTSHARHKVLAGIVMTRGLDLRSAQVVSLATGTKCLDLGGVSDCGCTLTDCHAEVVSRRALVRFLYSQLELLLCKPVDSENQSIFIPNKNCGDGFRLREGVHFHMYVSSSPCGDARLNCPYETTAAYPSRRFRCHLRVKVKGGEGTLPITARRANQKWDGLSPSKPLVTMSCTDKLAKWSVVGLQGALLSHLVEPVYLQSLTVGTLSHTGHLGRAMARRLAPIKHLPFPYRRQQLLLGCLSSRDARPAGKPPNVSVNWSCGDRGWEEISTSTGRRKDSGTPSRLCRRSLFARWLRLQQQLINPVIGAESTTGTYCASKMSAQCYQRAVQQFSSALQGGGLGTWLRKPPKLGHFTVSVSKTER; translated from the exons GTACCAGCAGTTTGGAGGTGAAGGAGAATCAGGATGACAAATGCCAGGTGGAGCGTGACCTCCTTAGAAAGTATCACCCATCAACTTTTTGCACAACTTTCCCCAGAAATGGACAAAGAGCTTTGAAGAGGAAGCAGCCGCTGGTGGACGGAAAAGACCAGCTGCTCTACCAAAGCCACTCGACCTgtaaaagagcagcttggggtGTGACTCAGAAGAACGCACTGGTGCACCTGAATGAGCTACGACCAGGCCTGCAGTATGATATCACATCAAAGACTGGCCCGCTGCACGCACCGGTGTTTTCTGTAGCCGTGGAGGTAAACGGCTTCCACTTCGAGGGCCGAGGACCAACTAAAAAACAGGCCAAGATGAGGGCTGCAGAGCAGGCTCTCCAGTCATTCATTCAGTTCCCAAACGCCTCCCAGGCTCATGCCACCATGGGGAACTTCACCAGCACACCTGTGGACTTCACAGCAGATAAAGTGGATATTCCCAACGGATTTTTCAAAGAGTTTGAGCCGTCGGTGCTTCGGAACTGTGATCTACTCCACTGCAACGCAGCAAAAAAGGAGGTCTTCTCCAGCATTTACAACCACAGAAGACTTGTTCGTCTAACACTGGACTTGGTGTCCTCTACAAATCCAAAAAGACGAGCAGTCACCACCTCACTGTTAGAGGACCTCAGTCCAGTAGCACTGCTCAATGAGCTGCGACCGGGGCTCAGGTACATGTGCCTGACTGAGAGAGTTCCTGGCAGGCCGATGAAGACTTTTGTTATGGTGGTCAGGTTGGAGGGGCGGGTGTTTGAAGGGTGTGCCCCCAGTAAAAGACTGGCCAAGGCCAGAGCAGCAGCAACTGCCCTACAGTCTCTTTACAACATAAGTCTGGGACCAGAGAGGACCTTCATGGGCCTGCAGGACAGCAGGGCCAAAAATCAGCTACCTCAG TTCTTTGCAGAGTCAATCTTCCACTTGGTGAGAGAGAAATACACAGCGCTCGCAGACAGCTGTTCCTCTACCTCGCACGCCCGACACAAGGTGCTGGCAGGGATCGTGATGACCAGAG GACTCGATCTTCGATCAGCACAGGTTGTGTCTCTGGCCACAGGGACGAAGTGCTTGGACTTGGGTGGTGTGAGCGACTGTGGCTGTACGCTCACCGACTGCCACGCTGAAGTCGTGAGTCGACGGGCGCTGGTTCGATTCCTGTACAGTCAGCTGGAGCTGCTCCTCTG CAAGCCAGTGGACAGCGAGAATCAGTCGATCTTTATACCAAATAAAAACTGCGGTGATGGCTTCCGGCTGCGGGAGGGCGTCCACTTCCACATGTACGTCAGCTCGTCGCCGTGTGGAGACGCTCGACTCAACTGCCCCTACGAgaccacagctgcat ATCCCAGCAGGAGATTTCGCTGCCACCTCAGGGTGAAGGTAAAGGGAGGTGAGGGGACGCTGCCCATCACGGCACGGAGAGCCAATCAGAAATGGGATGGCTTATCGCCGAGTAAACCTCTCGTTACCATGTCATGTACAGACAAACTGGCAAA GTGGAGCGTCGTGGGCCTCCAAGGGGCTCTCCTGTCTCACCTGGTGGAGCCGGTTTACCTCCAGAGCCTAACAGTGGGCACGCTCAGCCACACGGGTCACCTGGGTAGAGCTATGGCACGCCGCCTCGCGCCCATCAAACACCTCCCCTTCCCCTACAGAcgacagcagctgctgctcggCT GTTTGAGCAGCAGGGACGCCCGGCCAGCAGGGAAGCCTCCCAACGTCAGCGTGAACTGGAGCTGCGGTGATAGAGGCTGGGAGGAAATCAGCACCTCCACAGGGAGGAGGAAGGACTCAGGGACGCCATCGCGGCTCTGCAGGCGCTCGCTGTTTGCCCGCTggctgaggctgcagcagcag CTAATCAACCCTGTAATCGGGGCAGAATCCACAACAGGGACGTATTGTGCTTCCAAGATGTCTGCTCAGTGCTACCAGAGGGCGGTGCAGCAGTTCAGCAGCGCTCTGCAGGGAGGTGGTCTGGGGACGTGGCTGAGGAAACCGCCAAAACTGGGTCACTTCACTGTCAGTGTGTCAAAAACTGAGCGTTAA
- the LOC101477092 gene encoding double-stranded RNA-specific editase B2 isoform X1 — translation MAPGTCSRNMERSDLKGKSKRKRRRRCKGKGCSSTPSTFISPIKHWDTEASSAEDADSSSTSSLEVKENQDDKCQVERDLLRKYHPSTFCTTFPRNGQRALKRKQPLVDGKDQLLYQSHSTCKRAAWGVTQKNALVHLNELRPGLQYDITSKTGPLHAPVFSVAVEVNGFHFEGRGPTKKQAKMRAAEQALQSFIQFPNASQAHATMGNFTSTPVDFTADKVDIPNGFFKEFEPSVLRNCDLLHCNAAKKEVFSSIYNHRRLVRLTLDLVSSTNPKRRAVTTSLLEDLSPVALLNELRPGLRYMCLTERVPGRPMKTFVMVVRLEGRVFEGCAPSKRLAKARAAATALQSLYNISLGPERTFMGLQDSRAKNQLPQFFAESIFHLVREKYTALADSCSSTSHARHKVLAGIVMTRGLDLRSAQVVSLATGTKCLDLGGVSDCGCTLTDCHAEVVSRRALVRFLYSQLELLLCKPVDSENQSIFIPNKNCGDGFRLREGVHFHMYVSSSPCGDARLNCPYETTAAYPSRRFRCHLRVKVKGGEGTLPITARRANQKWDGLSPSKPLVTMSCTDKLAKWSVVGLQGALLSHLVEPVYLQSLTVGTLSHTGHLGRAMARRLAPIKHLPFPYRRQQLLLGCLSSRDARPAGKPPNVSVNWSCGDRGWEEISTSTGRRKDSGTPSRLCRRSLFARWLRLQQQLINPVIGAESTTGTYCASKMSAQCYQRAVQQFSSALQGGGLGTWLRKPPKLGHFTVSVSKTER, via the exons GATGCAGCAGCACGCCGTCAACCTTCATAAGCCCCATAAAACACTGGGATACTGAAGCATCATCAGCTGAGGATGCAGACAGTTCAA GTACCAGCAGTTTGGAGGTGAAGGAGAATCAGGATGACAAATGCCAGGTGGAGCGTGACCTCCTTAGAAAGTATCACCCATCAACTTTTTGCACAACTTTCCCCAGAAATGGACAAAGAGCTTTGAAGAGGAAGCAGCCGCTGGTGGACGGAAAAGACCAGCTGCTCTACCAAAGCCACTCGACCTgtaaaagagcagcttggggtGTGACTCAGAAGAACGCACTGGTGCACCTGAATGAGCTACGACCAGGCCTGCAGTATGATATCACATCAAAGACTGGCCCGCTGCACGCACCGGTGTTTTCTGTAGCCGTGGAGGTAAACGGCTTCCACTTCGAGGGCCGAGGACCAACTAAAAAACAGGCCAAGATGAGGGCTGCAGAGCAGGCTCTCCAGTCATTCATTCAGTTCCCAAACGCCTCCCAGGCTCATGCCACCATGGGGAACTTCACCAGCACACCTGTGGACTTCACAGCAGATAAAGTGGATATTCCCAACGGATTTTTCAAAGAGTTTGAGCCGTCGGTGCTTCGGAACTGTGATCTACTCCACTGCAACGCAGCAAAAAAGGAGGTCTTCTCCAGCATTTACAACCACAGAAGACTTGTTCGTCTAACACTGGACTTGGTGTCCTCTACAAATCCAAAAAGACGAGCAGTCACCACCTCACTGTTAGAGGACCTCAGTCCAGTAGCACTGCTCAATGAGCTGCGACCGGGGCTCAGGTACATGTGCCTGACTGAGAGAGTTCCTGGCAGGCCGATGAAGACTTTTGTTATGGTGGTCAGGTTGGAGGGGCGGGTGTTTGAAGGGTGTGCCCCCAGTAAAAGACTGGCCAAGGCCAGAGCAGCAGCAACTGCCCTACAGTCTCTTTACAACATAAGTCTGGGACCAGAGAGGACCTTCATGGGCCTGCAGGACAGCAGGGCCAAAAATCAGCTACCTCAG TTCTTTGCAGAGTCAATCTTCCACTTGGTGAGAGAGAAATACACAGCGCTCGCAGACAGCTGTTCCTCTACCTCGCACGCCCGACACAAGGTGCTGGCAGGGATCGTGATGACCAGAG GACTCGATCTTCGATCAGCACAGGTTGTGTCTCTGGCCACAGGGACGAAGTGCTTGGACTTGGGTGGTGTGAGCGACTGTGGCTGTACGCTCACCGACTGCCACGCTGAAGTCGTGAGTCGACGGGCGCTGGTTCGATTCCTGTACAGTCAGCTGGAGCTGCTCCTCTG CAAGCCAGTGGACAGCGAGAATCAGTCGATCTTTATACCAAATAAAAACTGCGGTGATGGCTTCCGGCTGCGGGAGGGCGTCCACTTCCACATGTACGTCAGCTCGTCGCCGTGTGGAGACGCTCGACTCAACTGCCCCTACGAgaccacagctgcat ATCCCAGCAGGAGATTTCGCTGCCACCTCAGGGTGAAGGTAAAGGGAGGTGAGGGGACGCTGCCCATCACGGCACGGAGAGCCAATCAGAAATGGGATGGCTTATCGCCGAGTAAACCTCTCGTTACCATGTCATGTACAGACAAACTGGCAAA GTGGAGCGTCGTGGGCCTCCAAGGGGCTCTCCTGTCTCACCTGGTGGAGCCGGTTTACCTCCAGAGCCTAACAGTGGGCACGCTCAGCCACACGGGTCACCTGGGTAGAGCTATGGCACGCCGCCTCGCGCCCATCAAACACCTCCCCTTCCCCTACAGAcgacagcagctgctgctcggCT GTTTGAGCAGCAGGGACGCCCGGCCAGCAGGGAAGCCTCCCAACGTCAGCGTGAACTGGAGCTGCGGTGATAGAGGCTGGGAGGAAATCAGCACCTCCACAGGGAGGAGGAAGGACTCAGGGACGCCATCGCGGCTCTGCAGGCGCTCGCTGTTTGCCCGCTggctgaggctgcagcagcag CTAATCAACCCTGTAATCGGGGCAGAATCCACAACAGGGACGTATTGTGCTTCCAAGATGTCTGCTCAGTGCTACCAGAGGGCGGTGCAGCAGTTCAGCAGCGCTCTGCAGGGAGGTGGTCTGGGGACGTGGCTGAGGAAACCGCCAAAACTGGGTCACTTCACTGTCAGTGTGTCAAAAACTGAGCGTTAA